A genomic stretch from Ovis canadensis isolate MfBH-ARS-UI-01 breed Bighorn chromosome 5, ARS-UI_OviCan_v2, whole genome shotgun sequence includes:
- the SKP1 gene encoding S-phase kinase-associated protein 1 isoform X1 — MPSIKLQSSDGEIFEVDVEIAKQSVTIKTMLEEHEHYIKKPRKQILEHFKTSAVNMDLLLISVDLGMDDEGDDDPVPLPNVNAAILKKVIQWCTHHKDDPPPPEDDENKEKRTDDIPVWDQEFLKVDQGTLFELILAANYLDIKGLLDVTCKTVANMIKGKTPEEIRKTFNIKNDFTEEEEAQVRKENQWCEEK; from the exons ATGCCTTCAATTAAGTTGCAGAGTTCTGATGGAGAGATATTTGAAGTTGATGTTGAAATTGCAAAACAGTCTGTGACCATCAAGACTATGTTGGAAG AGCATGAACACTACATAAAGAAGCCAAGAAAACAAATCCTGGAGCATTTTAAAACTTCTGCTGTTAACATGGATCTCTTACTAATATCAGTGG ATTTGGGAATGGATGATGAAGGAGATGATGATCCAGTCCCCTTGCCAAATGTTAATGCAGCAATATTAAAAAAG GTCATTCAGTGGTGCACCCACCACAAGGATGATCCTCCTCCTCCTGAGGATGATGAGAACAAAGAAAAACGAACAGATGATATACCTGTTTGGGATCAAGAATTCCTGAAAGTTGACCAAGGGACACTCTTTGAGCTTATATTg GCAGCAAACTACTTAGACATCAAAGGTTTGCTTGACGTTACCTGCAAGACTGTTGCTAATATGATCAAGGGCAAAACTCCTGAGGAGATTCGAAAGACATTCAATATCAAAAATGATTTTactgaagaagaggaagcccag GTACGCAAAGAGAACCAGTGGTGTGAGGAGAAGTGA
- the SKP1 gene encoding S-phase kinase-associated protein 1 isoform X2 gives MPSIKLQSSDGEIFEVDVEIAKQSVTIKTMLEDLGMDDEGDDDPVPLPNVNAAILKKVIQWCTHHKDDPPPPEDDENKEKRTDDIPVWDQEFLKVDQGTLFELILAANYLDIKGLLDVTCKTVANMIKGKTPEEIRKTFNIKNDFTEEEEAQVRKENQWCEEK, from the exons ATGCCTTCAATTAAGTTGCAGAGTTCTGATGGAGAGATATTTGAAGTTGATGTTGAAATTGCAAAACAGTCTGTGACCATCAAGACTATGTTGGAAG ATTTGGGAATGGATGATGAAGGAGATGATGATCCAGTCCCCTTGCCAAATGTTAATGCAGCAATATTAAAAAAG GTCATTCAGTGGTGCACCCACCACAAGGATGATCCTCCTCCTCCTGAGGATGATGAGAACAAAGAAAAACGAACAGATGATATACCTGTTTGGGATCAAGAATTCCTGAAAGTTGACCAAGGGACACTCTTTGAGCTTATATTg GCAGCAAACTACTTAGACATCAAAGGTTTGCTTGACGTTACCTGCAAGACTGTTGCTAATATGATCAAGGGCAAAACTCCTGAGGAGATTCGAAAGACATTCAATATCAAAAATGATTTTactgaagaagaggaagcccag GTACGCAAAGAGAACCAGTGGTGTGAGGAGAAGTGA